The genomic stretch ACGAACGGCACGCTCACCGTTGCGGATCTCATCACCCTCATCCGGGAGAGGAACCCGAAGATCCCGATATTCTTAAACACCGAGAAACTGGCGATCTCCGCCATCCCTCTCTCTGTCATATCCCGGATCGACGGCTACATCTGGAAACTCGAGGATACCCCCGGCTTCATTGCCGGCCACATCAAACGGGCGGCAACGAACTACCTCGCCGACGTCCTTCCGCCGTTCTTCCGGGGGCTGATGGACTACGTCGAGGAGTACCGCTACTCCTGGCACACGCCGGGGCACATGGGCGGCGTCGCGTTCCTCAAGAACGCCGCAGGCCGGATCTTCTACAACTTCTTCGGGGAGAACGCTCTTCGGGCCGACCTCTCGGCCTCGGTGCAGGAACTCGGCTCGCTCCTGGATCATTCCGGCGTCGTCGGGGAGGCGGAGCGGAAGGCCGCGGAGGTCTTCGGGGCCGACCGGACCTACTTCGTCACCGGCGGCACGTCGGCCGCGAACAGGATCGTCTGGCTTGGGACCGTCACTCCCGGCGACGTCGTCCTGGTCGACCGGAACTGTCATGCGTCCGTGATGCACGCGATCGTCATGACCGGCGCCGTCCCGATCTACCTCATCCCGGCCCGGAACGAGTACGGGATCATCGGCCCCGTCCGGAGCAGCGAGTTCCGTCCCGAGGTCGTCGCTGAGAAGGTCAGGAACTGCCCTCTCATCGACGATCCCGCTTCGCAGACGGTCAGGATGGCCGTGGTCACGAACTCTACCTACGACGGGATCTGCTATAGCGCGGAGAGGATCGAGGAGCAGTTGCGCGACACCGTCCCCTACATCCACTTCGACGAGGCGTGGTCGGGCTACGCCCGGTTCCACCCCCTCTACGCCGGGAGGTTCGGGATGCACCGGGCGGGAGCGGCCGGGCCGACGATCTTTGCCACCCAGTCGACCCATAAGGTCCTCGCCGCCTTCTCGCAGGGCTCGATGCTCCACGTCAGGCAGGGCACAGGATCGGTCGACCACCCGCGGTTCAACGAGGCGTTCATGATGCTCACCTCGACCTCCCCCCAGTACACTATCATCGCGTCGCTCGACGTCGCCACCAAGATGATGGCAGGACACTCGGGGAGGTTCCTCGTCGAAGAGGCGATCGAGGAGGCGATCGTCTTTAGAAAGAAGATGGTGACGGTGGCCGAAGAGATCCGGGCCGCGAACCGGACCGGGAAGGACTACTGGTGGTTCACCGTCTGGCAGCCCGACTGTATCATGGACGAAGAGACGGAGAGACCGCTTGGTGAGGCGGACGAGGCGCTCCTCCGGAGCCATGCCGGCTGTTGGCTTCTGGAGCCCCACGATGCCTGGCACGGCTTCGACGGCATCGAGGAGGGTTACGCCATGCTCGACCCGATCAAGGTGACGATCCTCACCCCGGGGATTGGCCCGGGCGGGAGGATGGAAGAGAGAGGGATCCCGGCGGCCATCGTCACGAAGTACCTCCGGGAGAACGGGATCGTCGTCGAGAAGACCGGGTACTACTCGTTCTTGATTCTCTTCACGCTCGGGATCACCAAGGGCAAGTCCGGGACGCTGCTCGCGGAACTCTTCCGGTTCAAGGCACTCTACGACGGCAACAACCCGCTCGAGGAGGTCTTCCCCGATCTCGTGCGCCGCTATCCGGCCCGGTACGCCGGGCGGGGCCTTGC from Methanoculleus chikugoensis encodes the following:
- a CDS encoding Orn/Lys/Arg decarboxylase N-terminal domain-containing protein, with the protein product MDYLEEFPVLVIDDELHSDTAEGRASREIVKELKDEDFIVIEALTARGGLHAFLSHPHASCIVIDWELSPETTNGTLTVADLITLIRERNPKIPIFLNTEKLAISAIPLSVISRIDGYIWKLEDTPGFIAGHIKRAATNYLADVLPPFFRGLMDYVEEYRYSWHTPGHMGGVAFLKNAAGRIFYNFFGENALRADLSASVQELGSLLDHSGVVGEAERKAAEVFGADRTYFVTGGTSAANRIVWLGTVTPGDVVLVDRNCHASVMHAIVMTGAVPIYLIPARNEYGIIGPVRSSEFRPEVVAEKVRNCPLIDDPASQTVRMAVVTNSTYDGICYSAERIEEQLRDTVPYIHFDEAWSGYARFHPLYAGRFGMHRAGAAGPTIFATQSTHKVLAAFSQGSMLHVRQGTGSVDHPRFNEAFMMLTSTSPQYTIIASLDVATKMMAGHSGRFLVEEAIEEAIVFRKKMVTVAEEIRAANRTGKDYWWFTVWQPDCIMDEETERPLGEADEALLRSHAGCWLLEPHDAWHGFDGIEEGYAMLDPIKVTILTPGIGPGGRMEERGIPAAIVTKYLRENGIVVEKTGYYSFLILFTLGITKGKSGTLLAELFRFKALYDGNNPLEEVFPDLVRRYPARYAGRGLADLCREMHGYLRDEAIAGTLRNVYATLPEPAMTPAEAYRRLVRGEVTPVPASELAGRTVAVMVVPYPPGIPVIMPGERCTPATRAIVDYLTALQEFDSRFPGFENEVHGVDVVAEDGQRVYYIYCVAE